In Leptolyngbya sp. O-77, the genomic window CAATTTCTCGCGGGCTGTGCCTATGAGAAATTGTCCAAAACCCAAAGAGCTTCTCGCAAGGGCGCAAGTCCTGACGAAGAAGGAAAACCGAAGAAGGAAGGTGATGCGCTGGGTGTTCAGGATTTTTTGTCGCTGCTGCTGGGGCCGAAGGCGACGAAGAGCAGGCAGAGGATGCCCAGGTTGATGAAGACATCGGCAAAGTTGAAGATGGGGAACCGGATCAGGCGAAAGTCCAGGAAATCGATCACTTCTCCCAGCATGAAGCGGTCGATGCCGTTGCCAACTGCGCCTGCCATGATCAGCCCGTAGCCCAACTGCTCCCAGCGAGGTAGCCGTGCGCCCCAAATTGCCAGCGCTGCTAGGGCCAGGCTG contains:
- the lspA gene encoding signal peptidase II; the protein is MTMPIKNFLFWAAAVLGVVFDQITKMAIAQNMTLTDPPQTIPLWAGVFHITYVTNKGAAFSWFSEDGSWLRWLSLGVSLALAALAIWGARLPRWEQLGYGLIMAGAVGNGIDRFMLGEVIDFLDFRLIRFPIFNFADVFINLGILCLLFVAFGPSSSDKKS